In Brockia lithotrophica, one DNA window encodes the following:
- a CDS encoding HAD-IA family hydrolase, with translation MWPKLIVFDVDGTLAETERLGHRVAFTLAFREAGLPYEWDEALYGELLRVSGGRERIRHFLEVYRPDDRVAAELLADPERIAALHRRKNEIYAEIVKRGELPLRPGVRRLIEEARAVGIRLAVATTTSRENVEALLAHYGLEEAFELLATAQEVPVKKPDPAVYRYVLDALAVAPEDALAVEDSRNGLLAAVGAGIPTLVTPSTYTRGEDFTEAWLVLSDLGEPGAPARDLRTGEEVVVTLPWLESRFSDRRRHF, from the coding sequence GTGTGGCCGAAACTCATCGTCTTCGACGTAGACGGAACGCTCGCCGAAACCGAGAGATTGGGCCACCGCGTGGCCTTTACCCTCGCCTTTCGCGAGGCGGGACTTCCCTACGAATGGGACGAGGCGCTGTACGGAGAACTCCTACGGGTGAGCGGCGGGCGCGAACGCATCCGCCACTTTCTCGAAGTCTACCGACCCGACGACCGCGTCGCGGCCGAACTCCTCGCAGACCCCGAGAGGATCGCCGCCCTCCACCGCCGCAAAAACGAAATCTACGCGGAGATCGTAAAAAGGGGCGAGCTCCCCCTCCGTCCCGGAGTTCGTCGGTTGATCGAAGAGGCGCGCGCCGTGGGAATTCGCCTCGCCGTCGCCACGACCACGAGCCGGGAAAACGTCGAAGCCCTCCTCGCCCACTACGGGCTTGAGGAAGCGTTCGAGCTCCTCGCCACGGCACAAGAGGTGCCCGTCAAAAAACCCGACCCGGCCGTCTATCGCTACGTCCTCGATGCTCTCGCGGTAGCTCCGGAAGACGCGCTCGCCGTCGAAGACTCCCGCAACGGACTTCTCGCCGCGGTCGGGGCGGGCATTCCGACGCTCGTCACGCCGAGTACGTACACCCGAGGCGAAGACTTTACGGAGGCGTGGCTCGTCCTTTCCGACCTCGGCGAACCCGGCGCTCCCGCCCGCGACCTGCGTACCGGCGAGGAGGTCGTGGTCACCCTCCCCTGGCTCGAAAGCCGATTTTCCGACCGGCGGCGCCATTTCTAG
- the gltX gene encoding glutamate--tRNA ligase, whose protein sequence is MSAPSEHAADTEVRVRFAPSPTGPLHIGGVRTALFNWLFARRHGGKVILRIDDTDRDRSREEYLENILASFRWLGVDFDEGPHVGGPHAPYRQSERLDLYRKALDTLVERGLAYPCYCTDEELEAERREQLAQGKAPRYSGRCRHLTPEQREAYEREGRKPAWRLKVDLDGPVVVPDLIRGNVTFDPDQIDDFILVKRDGMPTYHFASVVDDIAMGITHIIRGEEHLSNTPRHVVLFRALGAPLPKFAHVPMILAPDRTKLSKRHGATSIDDFRALGFLPEALVNYSLLLGYYPGEGREIFTPAEIAPEFSLERINKAPAVFDMEKLRWVNAHYLRNLPLDTVYNHALPFLRSAGYLPEHPTPEEVELAKRRLDAVRSRVSTLVEVVDWLSYFYRPVETYEPKGVAKHFALPTDAGQPAGNLAKAREVAARLERAAEALEPVEIWSAPYLEPAYRALIERLGIKSGDLIHPTRLALTGRTVGPGLFDVMELLGKETTIERLRRAAQWIRDRVAQLEADFGETQDSLGL, encoded by the coding sequence ATGTCCGCCCCTTCCGAGCACGCCGCAGACACCGAAGTTCGCGTACGCTTTGCGCCCTCACCGACCGGTCCTCTGCACATCGGCGGCGTGCGGACCGCGCTCTTCAACTGGCTCTTCGCCCGCCGGCACGGCGGGAAGGTGATCCTCCGCATCGACGATACGGACCGCGACCGCTCCCGCGAGGAGTACCTGGAAAACATCCTCGCTTCCTTCCGGTGGTTGGGCGTCGACTTCGACGAAGGCCCCCACGTCGGCGGCCCCCATGCCCCCTATCGCCAGTCCGAACGTCTCGACCTCTACCGCAAGGCTCTCGACACCCTCGTAGAGCGGGGATTGGCCTACCCTTGCTACTGCACGGACGAGGAACTGGAAGCGGAGCGCCGAGAGCAGCTCGCGCAAGGGAAGGCCCCGCGCTACTCGGGCCGGTGCCGCCACCTCACCCCCGAACAGAGGGAAGCGTATGAGCGGGAAGGGAGAAAGCCCGCCTGGCGGCTCAAGGTCGACCTGGACGGACCCGTGGTCGTCCCCGACCTCATTCGAGGAAACGTGACCTTCGACCCGGACCAAATCGACGACTTCATCCTCGTGAAGCGCGACGGCATGCCCACGTACCACTTTGCTAGCGTAGTCGACGACATCGCCATGGGGATCACCCACATCATCCGCGGCGAGGAGCACCTCTCGAATACCCCGCGGCACGTCGTCCTCTTTCGGGCCCTGGGCGCCCCCCTGCCCAAGTTCGCCCACGTGCCCATGATCCTCGCTCCGGACCGCACCAAGCTCTCCAAGCGCCACGGCGCCACGAGCATCGACGACTTCCGGGCGCTTGGGTTCCTCCCCGAAGCCCTCGTGAACTACAGCCTCCTCCTCGGGTACTACCCGGGAGAAGGGCGGGAGATCTTTACCCCCGCCGAGATCGCTCCCGAATTCTCCCTGGAACGCATCAACAAGGCGCCGGCCGTCTTCGACATGGAAAAGCTCCGTTGGGTGAACGCGCACTACCTCCGAAACCTCCCCCTCGACACCGTCTACAACCACGCCCTGCCGTTTCTCCGGAGTGCCGGCTACCTCCCGGAACACCCCACTCCGGAGGAGGTGGAACTCGCCAAGCGCCGCCTCGACGCCGTCCGCTCGCGCGTGAGCACCCTCGTGGAAGTCGTCGACTGGTTGAGCTACTTCTACCGTCCGGTGGAAACGTACGAACCGAAAGGAGTCGCCAAACACTTCGCCCTGCCGACGGACGCTGGGCAACCCGCAGGAAACCTCGCCAAAGCCCGCGAAGTCGCTGCGCGTCTCGAACGGGCGGCGGAAGCCCTCGAGCCGGTGGAAATTTGGTCGGCACCCTACCTCGAACCCGCGTACCGCGCGCTCATCGAGCGGCTGGGGATCAAAAGCGGCGATCTCATCCACCCTACGCGCCTCGCCCTCACCGGCCGCACGGTAGGGCCGGGGCTCTTCGACGTGATGGAACTCCTCGGCAAGGAGACGACGATCGAACGCCTCCGTCGGGCTGCGCAGTGGATTCGGGACCGGGTGGCGCAACTGGAAGCCGACTTTGGCGAAACCCAAGACAGCTTGGGGTTGTAG